TTTTATATTTGTTTAACCATCGGTACTTCTCCGCAATCAGGGAACTTTGGACACTTCACACAATCCTTCCAGATTTTATGCGGAAGTATTGATTTATCAACGACATTAAAACCATACTTTTTAAAATATTCAGGTATATACGTCAGCACAAAAACTTTTTTTATTGCAAGCTGCTTTGCATCTTTAAAACAAGCTTTCAGTAGTTTTTCTCCAATGCCTTTTCCTGCTTCGGACTTAAGGACAGCTACGGATC
The window above is part of the Candidatus Firestonebacteria bacterium RIFOXYD2_FULL_39_29 genome. Proteins encoded here:
- a CDS encoding GNAT family N-acetyltransferase, which gives rise to MIEKARISDGKQIQSLINTHAKEGKMLERSVLEIYESIRDFFVFKKNGKIVGVTALRIYWDDLAEIRSVAVLKSEAGKGIGEKLLKACFKDAKQLAIKKVFVLTYIPEYFKKYGFNVVDKSILPHKIWKDCVKCPKFPDCGEVPMVKQI